In Bacillus cereus ATCC 14579, a single window of DNA contains:
- a CDS encoding proline dehydrogenase family protein, which produces MEQLMRNSFLFLSKNKALTKLAKKYGLRFGAGRFVAGETIELATAAIQQLNKQGLCVTIDYLGEFVDNEAEANEMANQSIEAIRAIGREGLDSQLSLKMTSMGLDISDEIVMNNMRRILEAAKENGVFVTIDMEDYTRCGKTIDIFKQLKSEYDNIGTVIQAYLYRTEKDIEDLNAYKPNLRLVKGAYKEPEEVAFPDKKDVDDNYKKIIKMHLLNGNYTAIASHDEAIIEYTKKLAEEHNIPRDQFEFQMLYGIRNERQLELVKEGYKMRVYVPYGNDWYGYFMRRLAERPANVAFVLKGMVKK; this is translated from the coding sequence ATGGAACAATTAATGCGAAATTCGTTTCTTTTCTTATCTAAAAATAAAGCGCTAACAAAACTGGCTAAAAAGTACGGTTTACGCTTTGGTGCAGGTCGCTTCGTCGCAGGGGAGACGATTGAATTAGCGACAGCTGCCATTCAACAATTAAATAAGCAAGGTCTTTGTGTAACAATCGATTATTTAGGTGAATTCGTTGATAATGAAGCGGAAGCAAATGAAATGGCTAACCAATCGATTGAAGCGATCCGTGCAATTGGAAGAGAAGGTCTTGATTCGCAGCTTTCTTTAAAGATGACTTCTATGGGATTAGATATCTCTGATGAAATCGTAATGAACAATATGCGCCGTATTTTAGAAGCTGCAAAAGAAAATGGTGTGTTCGTTACAATTGATATGGAAGATTATACACGCTGCGGTAAAACAATTGATATCTTTAAACAATTAAAATCTGAGTACGATAATATTGGTACTGTTATTCAAGCTTACCTATATCGTACAGAAAAAGATATTGAGGATTTAAATGCTTATAAACCTAATTTACGTCTTGTAAAAGGAGCTTATAAAGAACCTGAAGAAGTGGCGTTCCCGGACAAGAAAGATGTAGATGACAATTATAAAAAGATTATTAAAATGCACTTATTAAATGGAAATTATACTGCAATTGCTTCACATGACGAAGCGATTATTGAATATACAAAAAAACTTGCTGAAGAACATAATATTCCAAGGGATCAATTTGAATTCCAAATGTTATATGGTATTCGTAATGAGCGTCAACTTGAGCTAGTAAAAGAAGGTTACAAAATGCGTGTTTACGTACCTTATGGAAACGATTGGTATGGATATTTCATGCGCCGTCTAGCAGAGCGTCCAGCAAACGTTGCGTTCGTATTAAAAGGTATGGTTAAAAAATAA
- a CDS encoding MBL fold metallo-hydrolase has translation MRMIHEKTVYQLSFLPRVFPVNCYFVEEEAGLTLIDAALPYSAKGILQAAEKIGKPITKIVLTHAHDDHIGALDALKEVLPHVPVYISKRDGKLLEGDTTLQKDEPNTPIKGGVPKKIKTVPDILLEDGDRVGSLLAIMTPGHTPGSMSFLDVRNKALIVGDAFQTRGGMAVSGQMKFWFPFPAMATWSKEISLQSAQKLSEYEPSLLAAGHGKMINDPVAFIELAIKEAKRNIESRKEG, from the coding sequence ATGAGGATGATACATGAAAAAACGGTATATCAATTGTCATTTTTGCCAAGAGTGTTTCCTGTGAATTGTTACTTTGTGGAGGAAGAAGCTGGTTTAACTTTAATTGATGCGGCTTTGCCATATAGCGCAAAAGGTATTTTACAGGCGGCTGAGAAAATAGGAAAACCAATTACTAAGATTGTATTAACACATGCGCATGATGATCACATCGGTGCATTAGACGCATTAAAAGAAGTACTTCCTCATGTTCCAGTCTATATTTCTAAGCGGGACGGAAAGCTGTTAGAAGGAGATACGACGTTACAAAAGGATGAACCGAATACGCCAATAAAAGGCGGTGTACCTAAAAAGATAAAAACGGTACCTGATATTTTATTAGAAGATGGCGACCGAGTTGGATCGCTTCTTGCGATTATGACACCGGGACATACGCCAGGCTCCATGTCGTTTCTTGATGTAAGAAATAAAGCTCTTATTGTCGGAGATGCATTCCAAACAAGAGGAGGTATGGCTGTTTCAGGACAAATGAAATTTTGGTTTCCGTTTCCGGCGATGGCAACGTGGAGCAAAGAAATATCATTACAAAGTGCACAGAAGCTAAGCGAATATGAGCCTTCCTTGCTTGCGGCAGGACATGGAAAAATGATAAACGATCCAGTGGCTTTCATAGAGCTTGCTATTAAAGAAGCGAAGCGGAATATAGAAAGTAGAAAAGAGGGTTAA
- a CDS encoding D-alanyl-D-alanine carboxypeptidase family protein translates to MKRTIVMIVMIATLFTGMIFFSYAQRQQAVRADQPNITGQYGVTIDADTGEVLYGKREDERSYPASIAKMMTTLLLLENVKEDEEITVTENAIKTESQSKKIKLRAGEKLKRDEALKLMLIISADPIAESIAEHIAGSKNEFVKMMNTRAKELGTKHATFKNASGADALGNKVSPYDIAIITKEALKYPVVLEYMNSTRTTLHTSERSPNIANYGREELYDDPYAIGSKSGLSALGKYTVVTVDEKDGKRVINVVLSSTRAQLYPDTKKMAHYAFQQLK, encoded by the coding sequence ATGAAACGAACAATAGTTATGATTGTAATGATTGCCACACTATTTACAGGGATGATTTTCTTCTCTTATGCACAAAGGCAACAAGCTGTAAGAGCTGATCAACCTAACATTACTGGGCAATATGGAGTTACAATCGATGCAGACACAGGTGAAGTTTTGTATGGAAAACGCGAAGACGAACGCTCTTATCCGGCTAGTATAGCCAAAATGATGACAACCCTTCTTTTACTAGAGAATGTAAAAGAAGATGAAGAAATTACAGTTACAGAAAACGCAATTAAAACAGAAAGTCAAAGTAAGAAAATTAAACTTCGTGCTGGGGAAAAGTTAAAACGTGATGAGGCATTAAAACTGATGCTTATCATTAGTGCAGATCCAATAGCTGAATCCATCGCAGAACATATTGCAGGATCAAAAAATGAATTTGTGAAAATGATGAATACTAGAGCGAAGGAACTCGGTACAAAGCATGCGACTTTCAAGAACGCAAGTGGTGCTGATGCACTTGGAAATAAAGTATCGCCATATGACATTGCTATTATTACGAAAGAAGCATTAAAGTATCCAGTTGTTTTAGAATATATGAATTCAACACGTACAACTCTACATACTTCAGAACGCTCTCCAAACATCGCAAACTACGGACGAGAAGAACTATATGACGATCCATATGCGATTGGAAGTAAAAGCGGTCTATCAGCACTCGGAAAATATACAGTCGTAACAGTGGATGAAAAAGACGGTAAACGCGTCATTAACGTCGTATTATCTTCTACTCGCGCGCAACTATATCCTGATACGAAGAAAATGGCACATTATGCATTTCAGCAATTAAAATAA
- a CDS encoding 3-hydroxyacyl-CoA dehydrogenase/enoyl-CoA hydratase family protein: MFQIKKAAVLGSGVMGSGIAAHLANIGIPTLLLDIVPPALTKEEEAKGLTLEHKSVRNRFSNTAVQKLLKQKPAPLTVKGNLALIEAGNLEDDLERLADVDWIIEVVVENLDIKKKLFEKVDAVRKPGSIVSSNTSGISVEKMAEGRSDDFQKHFLGTHFFNPPRYLKLLEVIPTKETDPQVLSFMKLFGEDVLGKGVVIAKDTPNFIGNRIGTYGLLVTLQEMVKRGYSIGEVDSVTGPLIGRPKSATFRTLDVVGLDTFVHVANNVYENVQEEERDVFKVPAFMHDMLEKKWLGSKTGQGFFLKQGKEILELNPETMEYEARKKLKAASVELSKQEKGLANKLKALVYAKDRAGELLWNIITPTLLYSAKLHKEIADDIVAIDQAMKWGFGWEQGPFEVWDAIGVEKSVQKMEENGVVVPTWVKEMLEKGFTTFYKHDNGDSYYYDNGEYKLIERNKKAISLKQLKAKNGVLKKNSGASLIDLGDGILCLEFHSKSNAIGMDITQMINYAVDEVEKNYKGLVIGNQSKNFCVGANLAMILMEAQDDNYFEIELVVKNFQDAMTKIKYSSKPVVAAPYGMTLGGGTEVCLPAASIQASSETYMGLVEVGVGLIPGGGGNKELYIKHLNKMANGVEFDLQKVANKVFETVAMAKVSTSGQEAVSHNFLGDKDGISVNGDHLLYDAKQKALALYEAGYKAPIRKKIPVVGETGYATLALGAEAMHLSGYISEYDLHIAKKLAYVIAGGKVPYGTEVDEQYLLDVEREAFISLVSEMKSQARMQHMLVKGKPLRN, encoded by the coding sequence ATGTTCCAAATTAAAAAGGCTGCTGTTCTAGGTTCAGGCGTAATGGGTTCGGGAATTGCGGCACACTTAGCTAATATTGGTATTCCGACATTATTGCTTGATATTGTACCACCTGCGCTTACGAAAGAAGAAGAAGCGAAGGGACTTACATTAGAACATAAAAGTGTGAGAAATCGTTTTAGTAATACGGCTGTGCAAAAACTATTAAAGCAAAAACCAGCTCCTCTGACAGTGAAAGGAAATTTAGCACTGATTGAAGCAGGTAACTTAGAAGATGACCTTGAGCGTCTAGCTGATGTAGATTGGATTATTGAAGTAGTAGTTGAAAACTTAGATATTAAAAAGAAACTATTTGAAAAAGTAGATGCGGTTCGTAAACCGGGTTCTATCGTAAGCTCGAATACGTCAGGTATTTCAGTTGAAAAAATGGCAGAAGGTCGTTCAGACGACTTCCAGAAACACTTCTTAGGCACACACTTTTTTAACCCACCACGATATTTAAAACTTCTAGAGGTAATACCGACGAAAGAAACAGATCCACAAGTATTAAGCTTCATGAAACTATTTGGCGAAGACGTTCTTGGAAAAGGCGTTGTTATCGCAAAAGATACACCAAACTTTATTGGAAACCGCATCGGTACGTACGGTTTACTTGTTACTCTTCAAGAGATGGTAAAACGCGGCTATAGCATTGGGGAAGTTGATTCTGTAACAGGCCCACTTATTGGTCGTCCGAAGAGCGCAACGTTCCGCACATTAGATGTTGTCGGTTTAGATACATTCGTACACGTTGCAAATAACGTATATGAAAATGTGCAAGAAGAAGAGCGTGATGTATTTAAAGTACCAGCTTTCATGCATGACATGCTGGAGAAAAAATGGCTTGGAAGTAAAACGGGTCAAGGCTTCTTCTTAAAACAAGGAAAAGAAATTTTAGAATTAAATCCTGAAACGATGGAATACGAAGCGCGTAAAAAATTAAAAGCTGCATCCGTAGAGTTAAGTAAACAAGAAAAAGGATTAGCGAATAAATTGAAAGCGCTTGTATACGCAAAAGACCGTGCAGGAGAGTTATTATGGAACATCATTACACCAACTCTTTTATACTCTGCAAAACTTCATAAAGAAATTGCTGACGATATCGTTGCAATTGACCAAGCGATGAAGTGGGGCTTCGGATGGGAGCAAGGGCCATTTGAAGTGTGGGATGCAATCGGCGTTGAAAAATCTGTTCAAAAGATGGAAGAAAACGGCGTAGTTGTTCCTACTTGGGTGAAAGAAATGTTAGAGAAAGGTTTCACTACTTTCTATAAACATGATAACGGCGATAGCTACTATTACGATAATGGCGAATATAAGCTAATCGAGCGTAATAAAAAAGCAATTTCTCTTAAGCAATTAAAAGCGAAAAATGGTGTATTAAAGAAAAATAGCGGAGCGAGCTTAATTGATTTAGGCGACGGCATCCTTTGCTTAGAGTTCCATTCGAAGAGCAATGCAATCGGTATGGATATTACGCAAATGATTAACTACGCTGTTGATGAAGTAGAAAAGAATTATAAAGGTCTTGTTATCGGTAACCAATCGAAGAACTTCTGCGTTGGTGCGAACCTAGCAATGATCTTAATGGAAGCACAAGACGACAACTACTTTGAAATTGAGTTAGTTGTGAAAAACTTCCAAGATGCAATGACGAAAATTAAGTACTCTTCTAAGCCAGTTGTAGCAGCACCATATGGTATGACGCTTGGCGGAGGTACAGAAGTTTGCTTACCAGCAGCGAGCATTCAAGCTTCTAGTGAAACGTATATGGGCTTAGTAGAAGTTGGTGTTGGCTTAATCCCTGGCGGAGGCGGTAATAAAGAGCTATACATTAAACACTTAAACAAAATGGCAAACGGTGTAGAGTTTGATCTGCAAAAAGTTGCAAATAAAGTGTTCGAAACAGTCGCAATGGCGAAAGTTTCAACTTCAGGACAAGAAGCAGTTTCTCATAACTTCTTAGGTGATAAAGATGGTATTAGTGTGAATGGTGATCACTTACTATACGATGCGAAACAGAAAGCACTTGCTTTATATGAAGCTGGTTACAAAGCGCCAATCCGCAAAAAGATACCAGTTGTTGGGGAAACAGGATATGCAACTCTTGCACTTGGTGCAGAAGCAATGCATTTATCTGGTTACATTTCAGAGTATGACCTTCACATTGCGAAGAAACTTGCATATGTCATTGCGGGCGGAAAAGTACCGTACGGAACAGAAGTTGATGAGCAATATTTATTAGATGTAGAACGTGAAGCATTTATTAGCTTAGTAAGTGAGATGAAATCACAAGCAAGAATGCAGCACATGCTTGTAAAAGGAAAGCCATTACGTAACTAA
- a CDS encoding TetR/AcrR family transcriptional regulator: MSPRIGLTLQKIVETAAEIADANGVQEVTLASLAQTLGVRSPSLYNHVKGLQDVRKNLGIYGIKKLHNRLEEAAEDKRMDEAIHALGEAYVAFVRKHPGLYEATFLRDEEVRKAGDGIVKLCLQVLQQYGLEGENALHATRGFRSICHGFASIEQQGGFGLPLDLDISLHVLLETFIKGLRE, from the coding sequence ATGTCACCGAGAATCGGACTTACATTACAAAAAATTGTAGAAACAGCAGCAGAAATTGCAGATGCAAATGGAGTACAAGAAGTAACGTTAGCTTCATTAGCGCAAACGTTAGGGGTACGTTCGCCCTCACTATATAATCATGTAAAAGGGTTACAAGATGTACGGAAAAATCTTGGCATTTACGGAATCAAAAAGCTGCATAACAGACTGGAAGAAGCTGCCGAGGATAAACGGATGGATGAAGCAATTCATGCTTTAGGAGAAGCGTATGTAGCATTTGTCCGAAAACATCCTGGACTATATGAAGCAACTTTTTTACGAGATGAAGAAGTAAGAAAAGCAGGTGACGGAATTGTAAAGCTTTGTCTTCAGGTTTTACAACAGTATGGCTTAGAAGGAGAGAATGCACTTCATGCGACACGCGGATTCAGAAGTATTTGTCATGGATTTGCTTCGATTGAACAGCAAGGCGGATTTGGTTTGCCGTTAGATCTGGATATAAGTTTACATGTATTATTGGAAACGTTTATTAAAGGATTACGTGAATAA
- a CDS encoding acyl-CoA dehydrogenase family protein, with protein sequence MKEEIFMEKTVGNAVKGGSFLVDEITIDQVFTPEDFSSEHKMIAKTTEDFIVNEVLPELEYLEQHEFDRSVRLLKEAGELGLLGADVPEEYGGIGLDKVSSALIAEKFSRAGGFAITHGAHVGIGSLPIVLFGNEEQKKKYLPLLATGEKLAAYALTEPGSGSDALGAKTTARLNAEGTHYVLNGEKQWITNSAFADVFIVYAKIDGEHFSAFIVEKDYAGVSTSPEEKKMGIKCSSTRTLILEDALVPKENLLGEIGKGHIIAFNILNIGRYKLGVGTVGSAKRAVEISAQYANQRQQFKQPIARFPLIQEKLANMAAKTYAAESSVYRTVGLFESRMSTLSEEEVKDGKAVAASIAEYAIECSLNKVFGSEVLDYTVDEGVQIHGGYGFMAEYEIERMYRDSRINRIFEGTNEINRLIVPGTFLRKAMKGELPLLQKAQKLQEELMMMMPEEVGDEPLALQKYLVTNAKKIGLMVAGLAAQKYGKALDKEQEILVNIADIVSNLYAMESAVLRTEKAIKTTGLEKNKQKVLYTEVFCQEAFNEIEADAKETLIAVENGDMLRMMLSSLRKLTRHTPLNVIPKKREIAAKILEDERYTV encoded by the coding sequence ATGAAGGAGGAAATTTTCATGGAAAAAACAGTAGGAAATGCGGTTAAAGGCGGTAGCTTTTTAGTAGATGAGATTACGATTGATCAAGTGTTTACGCCAGAAGATTTTTCATCTGAGCATAAAATGATTGCAAAAACGACAGAGGACTTTATTGTAAATGAAGTTCTTCCAGAGCTTGAATATTTAGAGCAACATGAGTTTGATCGTTCAGTTCGTCTTTTAAAAGAAGCTGGGGAACTTGGTTTATTAGGCGCTGACGTACCAGAAGAGTACGGCGGAATTGGTCTTGATAAAGTAAGCTCAGCGTTAATCGCAGAGAAATTCTCTCGCGCTGGTGGCTTTGCAATTACTCACGGTGCTCACGTAGGTATCGGATCTTTACCAATCGTATTATTCGGTAACGAAGAGCAAAAGAAAAAGTATTTACCATTACTTGCAACTGGTGAAAAATTAGCTGCATACGCATTAACAGAGCCAGGTTCAGGATCTGACGCATTAGGTGCAAAAACAACTGCACGTTTAAATGCAGAAGGTACACATTACGTATTAAACGGTGAAAAACAGTGGATTACAAACTCTGCATTCGCTGACGTATTTATTGTATATGCAAAAATCGATGGAGAGCACTTCTCAGCATTTATCGTAGAGAAAGACTACGCTGGCGTATCTACAAGCCCAGAAGAAAAGAAAATGGGTATTAAATGTTCTTCAACTCGTACGTTAATTTTAGAAGATGCGTTAGTACCGAAAGAAAACTTACTTGGTGAAATCGGTAAAGGTCATATTATCGCATTCAACATTTTAAATATCGGTCGTTATAAATTAGGTGTTGGTACAGTTGGATCTGCGAAACGTGCAGTAGAAATTTCAGCACAATATGCAAACCAACGTCAACAGTTCAAACAACCAATCGCTCGCTTCCCATTAATTCAAGAGAAACTTGCGAATATGGCAGCAAAAACATATGCAGCTGAAAGCTCTGTATATCGTACAGTAGGTTTATTCGAAAGCCGCATGAGCACATTATCTGAAGAAGAAGTAAAAGACGGTAAAGCAGTAGCAGCTTCTATCGCTGAATATGCAATCGAGTGCTCTTTAAACAAAGTATTCGGTTCTGAAGTATTAGACTATACAGTAGATGAAGGTGTTCAAATTCACGGTGGTTACGGATTTATGGCAGAGTACGAGATTGAAAGAATGTACCGTGATTCTCGTATTAACCGTATTTTCGAAGGAACGAACGAAATTAACCGCCTAATCGTACCAGGTACGTTCTTACGTAAAGCGATGAAAGGTGAATTACCACTTCTTCAAAAAGCACAAAAATTACAAGAAGAGTTAATGATGATGATGCCAGAAGAAGTAGGCGATGAGCCATTAGCACTTCAAAAGTATTTAGTAACTAATGCGAAGAAAATCGGCTTAATGGTAGCTGGATTAGCGGCTCAAAAATACGGTAAAGCATTAGATAAAGAGCAAGAAATTCTTGTGAATATCGCTGACATCGTAAGCAATCTATACGCAATGGAATCAGCTGTTCTTCGTACAGAAAAAGCGATCAAAACAACTGGTCTTGAAAAGAATAAACAAAAAGTGTTATACACTGAAGTATTCTGCCAAGAAGCATTTAACGAAATCGAAGCAGATGCGAAAGAAACACTTATCGCAGTTGAAAACGGCGACATGCTGCGCATGATGTTATCATCATTACGTAAATTAACTCGCCACACACCACTTAACGTAATTCCGAAGAAACGTGAAATCGCTGCGAAAATTTTAGAAGATGAGCGTTACACAGTTTAA
- a CDS encoding acetyl-CoA C-acetyltransferase translates to MREAVIVAGARTPIGKAKRGSLKTVRPDDLGALVVKETLKRANYEGPIDDLIFGCAMPEAEQGLNMARNIGGLAGLSYDVPAITINRYCSSGLQSIAYGAERIMLGHSEAVLSGGAESMSLVPMMGHVVRPNSRLVEAAPEYYMGMGHTAEQVAVKYGISREEQDAFAVRSHQRAAKALAAGNFADETVPVDVTLRSVGSNNKLQEETITFAQDEGVRAETTLDILGKLRPAFNVRGSVTAGNSSQMSDGAASVLLMDREKAVSDGMKPLAKFRSFAVAGVPPEVMGIGPIAAIPKALKLAGLELSDIGLFELNEAFASQSIQVIRELGLDEEKVNVNGGAIALGHPLGCTGAKLTLSLIHEMKRRNEQFGIVTMCIGGGMGAAGVFELL, encoded by the coding sequence ATGAGAGAAGCTGTCATTGTTGCGGGAGCAAGAACACCAATTGGAAAGGCAAAGAGGGGTTCATTAAAAACAGTTCGTCCTGACGATCTAGGGGCGTTAGTAGTAAAGGAAACGTTAAAGCGTGCGAATTATGAAGGACCAATCGATGATTTAATTTTCGGTTGTGCGATGCCAGAAGCAGAGCAAGGTTTAAATATGGCTCGTAATATCGGCGGATTAGCAGGACTTTCTTACGATGTTCCAGCTATTACGATTAACCGTTACTGTTCTTCAGGTTTACAAAGTATCGCTTACGGAGCAGAGCGTATTATGCTTGGTCACTCTGAAGCTGTATTATCAGGCGGAGCAGAATCAATGAGTTTAGTTCCAATGATGGGACACGTTGTTCGTCCGAATAGTCGCCTTGTAGAAGCGGCTCCAGAATATTATATGGGTATGGGACATACAGCAGAGCAAGTTGCTGTGAAATATGGAATTTCTCGTGAAGAGCAAGATGCATTTGCAGTAAGAAGTCATCAACGTGCTGCGAAAGCATTAGCTGCAGGAAACTTTGCTGATGAAACAGTACCTGTAGATGTGACGTTACGCTCGGTTGGATCAAACAATAAACTGCAAGAAGAAACAATCACTTTCGCACAAGACGAAGGTGTAAGAGCAGAGACGACGCTAGACATTTTAGGGAAATTACGTCCAGCATTTAACGTTCGCGGTTCTGTAACAGCTGGTAATTCTTCACAAATGAGTGACGGTGCAGCATCTGTACTATTAATGGATCGCGAAAAAGCAGTGAGCGATGGCATGAAGCCACTTGCGAAATTCCGTTCATTTGCAGTAGCTGGCGTACCACCAGAAGTAATGGGAATCGGCCCAATCGCTGCAATTCCAAAAGCGCTAAAACTAGCTGGCTTAGAGCTATCTGATATTGGCTTATTTGAACTAAATGAAGCATTCGCTTCTCAATCAATTCAAGTTATTCGTGAACTTGGTTTAGATGAAGAAAAAGTAAACGTAAACGGTGGTGCAATCGCACTTGGACATCCACTTGGCTGTACAGGGGCAAAACTAACACTATCTCTTATTCACGAAATGAAACGCCGCAACGAACAATTCGGTATCGTAACAATGTGTATCGGCGGCGGAATGGGAGCAGCGGGAGTATTTGAATTACTTTAA
- a CDS encoding spore coat protein, which yields MNEKDMVNDYLAGLNASLTSYANYIAQSDNEQLHQTLIQIRNQDEARQRNMYEYAKQKSYYKPAAPANPMIVQQLKSQLSAE from the coding sequence ATGAATGAAAAAGATATGGTAAATGATTATTTAGCAGGATTAAATGCAAGTTTAACAAGCTATGCAAATTATATTGCTCAGTCTGATAATGAACAGTTACATCAAACGTTAATTCAAATTCGTAATCAAGACGAGGCGCGCCAACGTAATATGTATGAGTACGCAAAGCAAAAGAGTTATTACAAACCGGCAGCACCTGCTAATCCGATGATTGTACAGCAATTAAAAAGCCAATTAAGTGCGGAATAA
- a CDS encoding L-lactate dehydrogenase, with the protein MKRHTRKIAIIGTGLVGSSCAYSIVNQGICEELLLIDINHERAVGEAMDLSHCINFTNTRTKVYAGSYEDCKDMDIVIITAGPAPKPGQSRLDTLGASAKIMESVVGGVMASGFDGIFLLASNPVDIITYQVWKLSGLPRNRVIGTGTSLDSSRLRTILSEMLHVDPRSIHGYSLGEHGDSQMVAWSHVTVGGKPILQILEEQKERFGEIDLDEIVEKTAKAGWEIYKRKGTTYYGIGNSLAYIASSIFNDDHRVIAVSAILDGEYGEYDICTGVPAIITRDGIREVVELNLTEDEESRFAKSNDILRDYMKTIGY; encoded by the coding sequence ATGAAAAGACATACAAGAAAAATTGCAATTATCGGTACTGGATTAGTTGGATCCAGTTGTGCGTATTCCATTGTAAATCAAGGAATTTGCGAAGAGCTATTATTAATTGATATAAATCATGAACGTGCAGTTGGGGAAGCAATGGATTTATCACATTGCATTAACTTTACAAATACAAGAACAAAAGTATATGCAGGAAGCTATGAAGACTGCAAAGATATGGACATTGTCATTATTACAGCAGGGCCAGCACCAAAACCAGGGCAAAGTCGCTTAGATACTTTAGGAGCGAGTGCGAAGATTATGGAAAGTGTTGTTGGTGGTGTAATGGCAAGTGGATTTGATGGTATTTTCTTACTTGCATCGAACCCAGTTGATATTATTACATATCAAGTGTGGAAATTATCTGGATTACCTAGAAATCGCGTAATCGGTACTGGTACATCACTAGATTCTTCTCGCTTAAGAACAATTTTATCTGAAATGCTACATGTAGATCCTCGTAGTATTCATGGGTATTCATTAGGAGAACATGGTGATTCTCAAATGGTTGCTTGGTCTCATGTAACTGTTGGTGGAAAGCCAATTCTGCAAATTTTAGAAGAACAAAAAGAGCGATTTGGTGAAATAGATTTAGATGAAATTGTTGAGAAGACTGCAAAAGCTGGCTGGGAAATTTATAAACGTAAAGGAACTACTTATTACGGGATTGGAAATTCTCTAGCATATATTGCGAGTTCAATCTTTAATGATGATCACCGTGTCATTGCTGTATCAGCCATTTTAGATGGTGAGTACGGTGAATATGATATTTGTACAGGAGTACCAGCTATTATTACTAGAGACGGTATAAGAGAAGTTGTAGAACTCAATTTAACAGAGGATGAAGAATCTCGATTCGCAAAATCAAACGATATTTTACGTGATTATATGAAAACAATTGGTTACTAA
- a CDS encoding CPBP family intramembrane glutamic endopeptidase, which yields MRKTVLDAYNAEREVDNITYKNLVVTIASILGFSLLGGLFLALALGIFGEEVLRANLEGYYLLLFDAAVVTIVLFAYKPVLHFIKNIWDVSVLKNGKTYLYLLIGFIIIALTQYVMLELFSFESAGQQRDQLGSLGLQNSLQSIIYVLSVAIITPIKEEILYRGILYRFFEKKYSFLVGIIISSFIFGILHGGFPVTAMIMGIVFAMLYKKTQSIIPSIILHIIWNLLVSISMIVSL from the coding sequence ATGAGAAAAACAGTATTAGACGCGTATAATGCAGAAAGAGAAGTAGATAACATAACATATAAAAATCTAGTTGTAACGATTGCAAGCATTCTAGGGTTCTCACTCTTAGGGGGATTATTCCTTGCTTTAGCCCTTGGAATTTTTGGAGAAGAGGTATTACGTGCTAATTTAGAGGGATATTATTTACTTCTATTTGATGCAGCTGTTGTTACTATTGTTTTATTTGCTTATAAACCAGTGCTTCATTTTATTAAGAACATATGGGATGTATCTGTTTTAAAAAATGGGAAAACCTACTTGTATTTATTAATAGGTTTTATCATCATTGCATTAACTCAGTATGTAATGTTAGAGTTGTTTAGCTTTGAAAGTGCAGGGCAGCAGCGAGATCAATTAGGGAGCTTAGGACTTCAAAATAGTCTACAAAGTATTATATATGTGTTAAGTGTTGCTATAATTACACCAATTAAAGAAGAAATTTTATATAGAGGTATTTTGTATCGATTTTTTGAAAAGAAATATAGTTTTCTAGTTGGTATCATTATTTCTTCCTTCATCTTTGGGATTCTTCATGGTGGTTTTCCGGTTACGGCAATGATTATGGGGATTGTATTTGCTATGTTATACAAAAAGACGCAATCTATTATACCTAGTATTATTTTACACATTATATGGAACTTACTTGTGAGTATAAGTATGATTGTATCTCTATAA
- a CDS encoding YuzL family protein — MAKLKKNPSKAGISAASVTGNAGPHNHGVEKGRQGNNQQYKKHNMGEK, encoded by the coding sequence ATGGCAAAACTTAAGAAGAACCCTTCAAAGGCTGGAATTAGTGCAGCTAGTGTAACTGGAAACGCAGGTCCGCATAACCACGGTGTTGAAAAAGGACGCCAAGGTAATAACCAACAATATAAAAAGCATAATATGGGCGAAAAATAA